TTTTTGCTCGACGGCGTCTTGTGTACTCTCTTTGGAAGTGGGGGCTCAGCCGCGTCTTTTCATGATCGCGGCCAAGCGCTCGATTTCATGGAGATGCTGATTTCTTTTCTTAACCGTATCTACCAGAACAAGGACTCCATCCGACCAAACTACAAGGTCTATAAACCCATATCCATACTAGACCTCTTACGCCTTCTGCCGCGCACGAACTGCCGGGAATGCGGCTTTTCAACCTGTATGGCCTTTGCCGCAGCTCTAAGCAGGCAAAAAACTGATTCCTTCATGTGTCCTGAGTTCAGCCGCCCCATATCTTTCAAGGCGGTCTATCCAGTTCTCGATGACAAGGGGAATCTGCTTTCCACAGTAAGCCTCGACATTGATGGCTCTCCCCGGGACTTCAACTGTCGAAGGGAGTATGCAGCGGCCGAGGACTTCGGGAACAAGATCGACAAAGATCCCGAGCCCATCGGTGGGATATTTTCAAAAACACGAAACGATAGCCTTCCAACGCCTCTCACCCGGAGGGAGCTTGATGTGCTTCGCCTTATGGCCGAAGGGGCCACGAATATGGAAATCTCCAAGTCCCTTCACGTTAGCCCACATACGGTAAAAAGCCACGTGATTCATATTTTCAATAAACTGGGTGTCG
This region of Desulforhabdus amnigena genomic DNA includes:
- a CDS encoding LuxR C-terminal-related transcriptional regulator, which produces MNEQRFISGYSAFSLKLPSPMAEGTSLIAEFELGADTSELAPYINAVAQKALYYEKPPHIRFLLDGVLCTLFGSGGSAASFHDRGQALDFMEMLISFLNRIYQNKDSIRPNYKVYKPISILDLLRLLPRTNCRECGFSTCMAFAAALSRQKTDSFMCPEFSRPISFKAVYPVLDDKGNLLSTVSLDIDGSPRDFNCRREYAAAEDFGNKIDKDPEPIGGIFSKTRNDSLPTPLTRRELDVLRLMAEGATNMEISKSLHVSPHTVKSHVIHIFNKLGVDDRTQASVWATRHGLL